In Streptomyces violaceusniger Tu 4113, one DNA window encodes the following:
- a CDS encoding ABC transporter permease: protein MNTIHDRRERGAAVLRRFSRSTTMTLLCVVLAGYLALGVASSGSFLEGPSIRTFLRYLATPVLIGLAQMVALCVGQLNLAVGALGGFTACLMGVLMADQGVPAGVAVAAGVLAATAIGLVTGLCIVATKINGFIVTLGTMTILQGAQYWLVGTRTVDGYSAGLKELGRAAPLNVPLVFLTALAAAALLAAFLYRGTAGRRLLAAGGNPLAARLSGISTDRQIVLAHTLSGLLIGVAALTATASLPGVNRSVGGDWLLPSFAAPIIGGVALTGGSVAVLGTVLAAFVMRLIDAARAQFSLDPSWVNFLIGVVVLGTVVGGRIHQTHLEKRGGSRGSVPPAPPPSDARPTAVLPHTGGSG, encoded by the coding sequence ATGAACACGATCCACGATCGGCGAGAGCGGGGCGCCGCGGTCCTGCGCCGCTTCTCCCGCTCCACGACGATGACCCTGCTGTGCGTGGTGCTCGCCGGCTACCTCGCCCTGGGCGTGGCCTCCTCCGGCTCGTTCCTCGAGGGCCCATCGATACGGACCTTCCTGCGGTATCTGGCCACCCCTGTCCTCATCGGGCTGGCCCAGATGGTGGCGCTGTGCGTCGGACAGCTCAACCTCGCGGTCGGCGCGCTCGGTGGCTTCACCGCCTGCCTGATGGGCGTCCTCATGGCGGACCAGGGCGTGCCCGCCGGGGTCGCGGTGGCGGCCGGTGTGCTGGCGGCGACAGCCATCGGGCTGGTGACGGGCCTGTGCATCGTGGCGACGAAGATCAACGGCTTTATCGTCACACTCGGGACGATGACGATCCTCCAGGGGGCGCAGTACTGGCTGGTGGGCACGCGCACCGTCGACGGATACTCCGCGGGCCTGAAGGAGCTCGGCAGGGCGGCCCCGCTGAACGTCCCGCTGGTGTTCCTCACCGCTCTGGCCGCCGCGGCCCTGCTCGCCGCCTTCCTGTACCGCGGCACCGCCGGCCGGCGGCTCCTGGCGGCGGGCGGCAACCCGCTGGCGGCCAGGCTGTCGGGCATCTCCACGGACCGGCAGATCGTGCTCGCCCACACCCTGTCCGGACTCTTGATCGGCGTGGCAGCCCTGACCGCGACGGCGTCGCTGCCCGGAGTCAACCGCAGTGTCGGCGGCGACTGGTTGCTGCCCAGCTTCGCGGCACCCATCATCGGCGGCGTGGCGCTCACCGGAGGGTCGGTCGCCGTGCTCGGCACGGTGCTCGCGGCCTTCGTGATGCGGCTCATCGACGCCGCACGCGCGCAGTTCTCGCTCGACCCGAGCTGGGTGAACTTCCTCATCGGCGTGGTCGTGCTCGGCACGGTGGTCGGCGGCCGTATCCACCAGACCCACCTGGAAAAGCGGGGCGGTTCGCGCGGCAGCGTACCGCCCGCACCACCGCCGAGTGACGCGCGACCGACCGCCGTCCTGCCGCACACGGGAGGTTCCGGATGA
- a CDS encoding ABC transporter permease, with translation MTTPVLPPGTDTGPAGATPPRPVHRLPFWVNQRLGLLVLVIGLSALFGVAQPAFLDERLVLFPLVRDVSTLTVVALAQMVVLSVGHMNLAVGRMAAFGALFAGFGYDRLDLPLPLGLLLCLLAGAAIGALTGWIITRTGVSSFVVTLAMDFALLGLVSLLYSALTENAAFTSKPSGLAELRSYSLADICVGPVCGSPVIPQLAQFTVLALAGLGFLYARTRIGRELLLTGANPAAAELSGIPTGRRLILAHTLSGLLAALAGFMAAVGTGTFRASIGDDFMLPSFLGSVLGGTLLTGGVVSVLGALLGTSLVGVIRKGLDLLGVGLESLNIYLGCVLLLALSADRVRTVVAHRKVVRST, from the coding sequence ATGACAACGCCCGTCCTCCCGCCGGGCACCGACACCGGCCCCGCCGGGGCCACGCCGCCGCGTCCGGTGCACCGGCTGCCGTTCTGGGTCAACCAGCGGCTCGGCCTGCTGGTGCTCGTCATCGGCCTCAGCGCCCTGTTCGGCGTGGCGCAGCCGGCGTTCCTCGATGAACGGCTCGTGCTGTTCCCGCTGGTGCGGGACGTCTCGACGCTGACAGTGGTGGCGCTCGCCCAGATGGTCGTCCTCTCGGTGGGGCATATGAACCTGGCCGTCGGGCGGATGGCCGCCTTCGGAGCCCTGTTCGCGGGATTCGGCTACGACCGGCTGGACCTGCCCCTGCCACTGGGCCTGCTGCTGTGCCTGCTGGCCGGGGCCGCCATCGGCGCGCTGACCGGCTGGATCATCACCCGTACCGGGGTCAGTTCCTTCGTGGTGACCCTGGCGATGGACTTCGCGCTGCTGGGACTCGTCTCCCTGCTCTACTCGGCCCTGACCGAGAACGCCGCCTTCACCAGCAAGCCGTCCGGGCTCGCGGAACTGCGCTCGTACTCGCTGGCCGACATCTGCGTCGGGCCCGTGTGCGGATCCCCGGTCATCCCGCAGTTGGCGCAGTTCACCGTCCTGGCACTGGCCGGCCTCGGTTTCCTGTACGCCCGCACCCGCATCGGCCGGGAGCTGCTGCTCACCGGGGCGAACCCCGCGGCGGCCGAGCTGTCCGGCATTCCCACCGGCCGCCGCCTCATCCTGGCGCACACGCTCTCGGGGCTGCTCGCCGCGCTCGCCGGATTCATGGCCGCCGTCGGCACCGGAACGTTCCGCGCCTCCATCGGGGATGACTTCATGCTGCCCTCCTTCCTCGGCTCGGTGCTCGGCGGCACCCTGCTCACCGGCGGCGTCGTCTCCGTACTGGGCGCTCTGCTGGGCACGTCCCTGGTCGGCGTCATCCGCAAAGGGCTCGATCTGCTCGGTGTCGGTCTCGAAAGCCTGAACATCTACCTCGGCTGCGTACTCCTGCTGGCCCTCTCGGCCGACCGGGTGCGCACCGTGGTGGCCCATCGCAAGGTGGTGCGCTCCACATGA
- a CDS encoding mandelate racemase/muconate lactonizing enzyme family protein gives MSIITTATAKLADIAVETDRTDAVQSFVKQETVLVDITTVDGSTGTGYAYTIGTGGTSVLALLRDHLLPALIGQDARNIEALWQRLFALTRATTTGAITSLALAAVDTALWDVRCKRAGEPLGRLAGGHRQDVPVYDTEGGWLHLTADDLVKGALQARKAGWDGVKIKVGKPHAAEDAERLRAVREAVGPSLHIMTDANQSQTMSSALQLAAALEPYDPYWIEEPLPADDISGHARLARATRIPVAVGESLYSPAQFRTYLETGAASIVQVDAARIGGITPWLKVAHTAESHNVMVCPHFLMELHVSLVAAVPNGRFVEYIPQLRAVTRSELTIRDGRALAPDVPGIGIDWDMDAIDDRRVS, from the coding sequence ATGAGCATCATCACGACCGCCACGGCCAAGCTGGCCGACATCGCCGTGGAGACGGACCGCACCGACGCGGTGCAGTCCTTCGTCAAGCAGGAGACGGTCCTGGTCGACATCACCACGGTGGACGGCAGCACGGGGACCGGCTACGCCTACACCATCGGCACCGGCGGAACCTCCGTACTGGCCCTGCTGCGGGACCATCTGCTGCCCGCCCTCATCGGGCAGGACGCGCGCAACATCGAGGCGCTGTGGCAGCGGCTGTTCGCCCTGACCCGCGCCACCACCACCGGAGCCATCACCTCGCTCGCGCTCGCCGCCGTCGACACCGCGCTGTGGGATGTGCGCTGCAAGCGCGCGGGCGAGCCGCTGGGGCGGCTGGCCGGCGGCCACCGCCAGGACGTTCCGGTCTACGACACCGAGGGCGGCTGGCTCCATCTGACCGCGGACGACCTGGTGAAGGGGGCGCTCCAGGCCAGGAAGGCCGGGTGGGACGGCGTCAAGATCAAGGTGGGCAAGCCGCATGCCGCCGAGGACGCGGAGCGCCTGCGCGCCGTACGAGAGGCCGTCGGCCCCTCGCTGCACATCATGACGGACGCCAACCAGTCGCAGACGATGTCCTCGGCCCTCCAACTGGCGGCCGCGCTGGAGCCCTACGACCCGTACTGGATCGAGGAGCCCCTGCCGGCGGACGACATCAGCGGCCATGCCCGGCTGGCGCGTGCGACACGGATTCCCGTCGCTGTCGGCGAGTCCCTGTACTCGCCCGCGCAGTTCCGCACCTACCTCGAGACGGGCGCCGCTTCCATCGTGCAGGTCGACGCCGCCCGCATCGGCGGGATCACCCCCTGGCTCAAGGTCGCCCACACGGCGGAGAGCCACAACGTCATGGTGTGTCCGCACTTCCTGATGGAGCTGCATGTCAGCCTCGTGGCCGCGGTGCCCAACGGCAGGTTCGTCGAGTACATCCCGCAGTTGCGGGCCGTCACCCGCAGCGAGTTGACGATCCGCGACGGGCGGGCCCTGGCGCCGGATGTTCCGGGGATCGGCATCGACTGGGACATGGACGCCATCGACGACCGGAGGGTGTCATGA
- a CDS encoding sugar ABC transporter substrate-binding protein gives MAVALLAAGSAACTLKNSGEPTGGQGPASARAGGGSAVLADGSATKVALVPGGAHPYFQPWKSAGTEAKKTYRLGGVTFDETAEWDQQKQNNLLSTLAARGYNAFGVFGVSPTDINTTFADLKSQGLAVASLGSCPAGRNEADFCLSTDVELAAYKAAKAAIDAMGGKGTIVHLTGNNVDANTQLRIKGVARAVKESGGKAKLLQTVTDIDKDLQTAQKAVSDLLTAKGKQIQGIVSTAYNPAVAAADAVRSSGSRAKVVAIDDDAKILSSIKQGTVTATVVQNPVGQAKVGAWALALLQTKQCAMRTPGQSVDSGSFVVTKQNVATYDRARKAKTDRLKKQFADDVLACG, from the coding sequence GTGGCCGTCGCGTTGCTGGCCGCGGGTTCGGCGGCTTGCACGCTCAAGAACTCGGGTGAGCCGACGGGCGGCCAGGGCCCCGCGTCCGCGCGGGCGGGTGGCGGCTCGGCCGTGCTCGCGGACGGGTCGGCCACCAAGGTGGCGCTCGTGCCCGGCGGCGCCCACCCCTACTTCCAGCCCTGGAAGTCCGCGGGCACCGAGGCGAAGAAGACGTACCGGCTCGGGGGCGTGACGTTCGACGAGACGGCGGAGTGGGACCAGCAGAAGCAGAACAATCTGCTGTCCACGCTCGCCGCGCGCGGCTACAACGCGTTCGGCGTCTTCGGGGTCTCGCCGACCGACATCAACACCACATTCGCCGACCTGAAGTCGCAGGGCCTCGCCGTGGCCTCGCTCGGCTCCTGCCCGGCGGGCAGGAACGAGGCCGACTTCTGCCTCTCCACGGATGTCGAACTCGCCGCGTACAAGGCGGCCAAGGCCGCCATCGACGCGATGGGCGGCAAGGGCACGATCGTCCATCTGACGGGCAACAACGTGGACGCCAACACCCAGTTGCGGATCAAGGGCGTCGCCAGGGCCGTGAAGGAGTCGGGCGGCAAGGCGAAGCTGCTGCAGACCGTCACCGACATCGACAAGGACCTGCAGACCGCGCAGAAGGCGGTGTCCGACCTGCTGACGGCCAAAGGCAAGCAGATCCAGGGCATCGTCTCCACCGCCTACAACCCGGCCGTCGCCGCCGCCGACGCGGTCAGGAGCTCCGGTTCGCGGGCGAAGGTCGTCGCCATCGACGACGACGCGAAGATCCTCAGCTCCATCAAGCAGGGCACGGTCACCGCCACCGTCGTGCAGAACCCGGTGGGACAGGCGAAGGTCGGGGCGTGGGCGCTCGCGCTGCTGCAGACGAAGCAGTGCGCCATGCGCACGCCCGGTCAGTCCGTCGACTCCGGCTCGTTCGTCGTCACCAAGCAGAACGTCGCGACCTACGACCGTGCGCGGAAGGCGAAGACCGATCGGCTGAAGAAGCAGTTCGCCGACGACGTCCTCGCGTGCGGCTGA